A stretch of Sulfurimonas xiamenensis DNA encodes these proteins:
- a CDS encoding MFS transporter, translated as MNKIDKNVIALGANSFFTDFSTEMILPLLPIFLDRFLHASKGEIGLIEGVAELGVALLIALSGFYSDRIGKRKVLTIIGYGLSNIIKPFAFFAQSAAMIATIRVADRIGKGIRSAPRDALISDSAQNESSGFVFGFHKMMDSAGAVVGSLSAFGLLWFLGESEASFRTIFALSLIPGLIAMAILIFFVTDTSFTPVPLKQFRPKSLSKQFYWLLIFQSLFSLFAMNYSFMILKAQDNGMALAIIPLAYTLYNLILSIFAIPIGKMADRFGKATLLSVVYMAFGLGALAMVSGDIWGAWIGFGIYGFFAGGFNALAKAIISDTSPKELKATAYGVYYTSIGVMTLLSLTIGGWLWDNYGSTTLFMIASIAAILLSILLYKMRRHFLV; from the coding sequence ATGAATAAAATAGATAAAAATGTTATCGCATTAGGTGCGAATAGCTTTTTTACAGACTTCTCAACAGAAATGATACTTCCTCTTTTGCCCATTTTTTTAGATAGATTTTTACATGCAAGCAAAGGAGAAATCGGTCTAATAGAAGGAGTGGCTGAGCTCGGAGTTGCTCTGCTAATTGCACTATCTGGTTTTTATTCTGATCGAATCGGAAAACGCAAAGTACTCACAATTATCGGATATGGTCTCTCTAACATCATCAAACCTTTTGCTTTTTTTGCTCAGAGTGCTGCCATGATTGCCACCATAAGAGTGGCTGATCGCATCGGCAAAGGAATCCGCAGCGCACCTCGCGATGCTCTTATCAGCGACTCTGCTCAAAATGAGTCCAGCGGCTTTGTTTTTGGCTTTCATAAAATGATGGACAGTGCAGGAGCCGTTGTAGGAAGCTTAAGTGCCTTTGGATTGCTCTGGTTTTTGGGAGAGAGCGAGGCATCTTTTCGAACTATTTTTGCTCTAAGTCTTATTCCCGGTCTTATTGCCATGGCAATTCTTATCTTTTTTGTTACAGACACCTCTTTTACACCGGTGCCTCTAAAACAATTTCGTCCTAAATCACTAAGTAAGCAGTTCTACTGGTTGCTCATTTTTCAGAGTCTTTTCAGCCTCTTTGCAATGAACTACTCTTTTATGATTCTTAAGGCTCAAGACAACGGCATGGCATTAGCAATTATTCCGCTCGCCTATACTCTTTATAATCTTATTCTCTCGATTTTTGCCATACCAATTGGAAAAATGGCAGATCGATTTGGGAAAGCAACACTTTTATCCGTTGTCTATATGGCTTTTGGATTGGGAGCACTTGCTATGGTTTCAGGAGATATTTGGGGAGCATGGATAGGATTTGGTATCTACGGCTTTTTCGCCGGCGGTTTTAATGCACTTGCCAAAGCCATTATTTCAGACACTTCACCTAAGGAGCTTAAAGCAACTGCATATGGAGTTTATTATACCTCCATAGGAGTAATGACCCTGCTATCGCTTACTATTGGCGGATGGCTGTGGGACAATTATGGGAGCACTACTCTTTTTATGATTGCATCGATAGCAGCGATACTATTATCTATACTGCTCTACAAAATGAGAAGACATTTTCTCGTTTAA
- a CDS encoding TorD/DmsD family molecular chaperone, whose translation MQNTKARVNIYALLSRILLQELDENMLDTIKKDENILDFLPTLKNWEPFKELQNNKLLEEYFNPDFVNLSLLHLIPYETFYTREDQKIETGGANPVTDIYSAYDFMVDFEAARTISADHIGVELEFMHHLAEAELKAIENNDKDAIKNLREVQKEFLNKHLLQWAPMYLINVKYEARTPLYYDTADMTLEFILSDNEYLNKELSA comes from the coding sequence ATGCAAAACACAAAAGCAAGAGTTAATATCTATGCACTTTTATCTCGAATATTATTGCAAGAGTTAGATGAAAATATGCTAGATACAATAAAAAAAGATGAAAATATTTTGGATTTTCTCCCAACTTTAAAAAATTGGGAGCCTTTTAAAGAGTTGCAAAATAACAAACTACTGGAGGAGTATTTTAATCCAGATTTTGTAAATCTCTCTCTTTTGCATCTTATCCCTTATGAAACATTTTACACTAGAGAAGATCAGAAGATTGAGACAGGCGGAGCAAATCCTGTAACCGATATATACAGCGCATATGATTTTATGGTTGATTTTGAAGCAGCTCGTACTATTTCAGCGGATCATATCGGAGTTGAACTTGAGTTTATGCATCATTTGGCAGAAGCTGAATTAAAAGCTATTGAAAATAATGATAAAGATGCTATAAAAAATCTTAGAGAAGTGCAAAAAGAATTTTTAAATAAACATCTTTTACAATGGGCTCCGATGTATTTGATAAATGTTAAGTATGAGGCGAGAACTCCTCTCTATTATGATACTGCGGATATGACTTTGGAATTTATCTTAAGTGATAATGAATATCTCAACAAAGAGTTAAGTGCGTAA
- a CDS encoding 4Fe-4S binding protein yields MIQLKASRCIRSLSKESNCNRCEIICPTGAIVVGDNPLPAINFSSCVGCGACDAVCPNEALSLDDFNSTNFFFKYIEESDNLISCRKNVPCIAALNVENIISMALLKKKMIFDIGHCDACAIAHKCKPEIEKNYEEALYILEAIQSDAVIELKDVKYEDKDEVKESNRREFFSRINLKNVAKTKMKFEKEIQKATDALVEHTLQKSDIALLKQKRITDRRKLLFMALRRVDKPSIYHTIEAGELTFTSMKQIDSKTCTACQMCYRVCPSGALSSDIKNSKIDFDPLLCIKCHICHDVCEPNAIILSPVYKIKEFFEPEVHNLIKFNVKRCDECNMIFSTNNSSDKLCYRCKAEEEEARELWGIKENI; encoded by the coding sequence ATGATACAACTTAAAGCCAGTCGTTGTATTCGTTCTCTCTCAAAAGAGAGTAATTGCAACAGATGTGAAATTATCTGCCCGACAGGGGCTATTGTTGTAGGAGACAATCCTCTTCCGGCAATTAATTTTTCTTCATGTGTGGGATGCGGAGCGTGTGATGCAGTCTGCCCGAATGAGGCACTCTCTTTAGATGATTTTAATTCTACAAATTTCTTTTTTAAATATATAGAAGAGAGTGATAATCTTATCTCATGCAGAAAAAATGTTCCATGTATAGCAGCTTTAAATGTAGAAAATATAATCTCGATGGCTCTGCTGAAAAAAAAGATGATTTTTGATATTGGACATTGTGATGCATGTGCAATAGCACATAAGTGCAAACCTGAGATAGAGAAAAACTATGAAGAGGCTTTATATATATTAGAGGCTATACAAAGTGATGCCGTTATAGAATTAAAAGATGTTAAATATGAAGATAAAGACGAAGTAAAAGAGAGTAACAGAAGAGAGTTCTTTAGCAGAATAAATTTAAAAAATGTCGCTAAAACCAAAATGAAATTTGAAAAAGAGATACAAAAAGCAACTGATGCATTAGTTGAACATACTTTGCAAAAAAGTGATATTGCACTCTTAAAACAAAAACGCATAACAGATAGAAGAAAGCTTCTGTTTATGGCTCTTAGAAGGGTCGATAAACCATCTATATATCACACAATTGAAGCAGGTGAACTAACATTTACCTCAATGAAACAAATAGATAGCAAAACATGTACTGCCTGTCAAATGTGCTATAGAGTCTGTCCGAGCGGCGCACTTAGTTCAGATATAAAAAATTCAAAGATAGATTTTGATCCGTTATTGTGTATAAAGTGTCATATTTGTCATGATGTGTGTGAACCTAATGCAATCATACTTTCGCCTGTTTATAAAATAAAAGAGTTTTTTGAACCTGAAGTTCACAATTTGATAAAATTTAATGTTAAAAGATGTGATGAGTGCAATATGATTTTTAGTACAAACAATAGCAGTGATAAACTCTGCTACAGATGCAAAGCAGAAGAGGAAGAGGCTAGAGAACTTTGGGGAATAAAGGAAAATATATAA